From a region of the Deinococcus budaensis genome:
- a CDS encoding WD40/YVTN/BNR-like repeat-containing protein: MTTSARHRRRAALPLALLAAAALGGALWWQTQGTPAQAAGRLSGDFHALRVLPDGRLLYGEHAGVSVSEDGGRTWGAAEGAGDAMSLVPAMPGTLVMAGHDVLKVSRDGGQTWQETGFGNLPGTDIHGFVTLPSRPSVWYANIAGQGLYRAENGQDWRFVSPATAGAMALAAGPGEIPRLYALSMGEGLIVSDDGTTWRRAGAAPRAAGSGLDVHPVSGNVYLAGPAGMARSEDRGASWTNLGLPEGALLVTADPRDETRLYAAGESGAVYRSADGGKTWSQ; the protein is encoded by the coding sequence ATGACGACGAGCGCTCGGCATCGGCGCCGCGCGGCATTGCCCCTGGCCCTGCTGGCCGCGGCCGCGCTGGGCGGCGCGCTGTGGTGGCAGACGCAGGGCACTCCGGCTCAGGCCGCGGGGCGGCTGAGCGGCGACTTCCACGCCCTGCGGGTCCTCCCAGATGGCCGCCTGTTGTACGGGGAGCACGCGGGCGTTTCGGTCAGCGAGGACGGCGGAAGGACCTGGGGCGCTGCCGAGGGTGCCGGAGACGCCATGTCGCTTGTCCCTGCGATGCCCGGCACTCTGGTGATGGCCGGGCACGACGTGCTGAAGGTCAGCCGGGACGGCGGGCAGACCTGGCAGGAGACCGGATTCGGGAATCTGCCGGGCACGGACATCCACGGGTTCGTGACCCTGCCGAGTCGGCCGAGCGTGTGGTACGCGAATATCGCCGGGCAGGGCCTCTACCGCGCCGAGAACGGGCAGGACTGGCGCTTCGTTTCCCCGGCCACGGCGGGCGCGATGGCGCTCGCGGCAGGCCCGGGGGAGATCCCACGGCTCTATGCCCTCAGCATGGGGGAGGGGCTGATCGTTTCGGATGACGGCACGACCTGGCGACGTGCCGGAGCCGCGCCTCGGGCCGCCGGTTCCGGCCTCGACGTTCATCCCGTGAGCGGGAACGTCTATCTCGCTGGTCCCGCCGGTATGGCGCGTTCGGAGGACCGGGGCGCGAGCTGGACGAACCTGGGGCTGCCCGAAGGCGCGCTGCTGGTCACCGCCGACCCCAGGGACGAGACGAGGCTGTATGCCGCCGGTGAAAGCGGCGCGGTGTACCGCTCGGCGGACGGGGGGAAGACTTGGAGCCAGTGA